The following proteins are co-located in the Solanum pennellii chromosome 1, SPENNV200 genome:
- the LOC107013940 gene encoding cullin-1-like isoform X1, with product MSNAKRLDESLKTLEEGITKVKLIMDGYPASKLVTSEEYMRYYDCVYRSCIQPPPHDLSAELLQKYHAVLDESIHFKVLPFLKDKSGTSLLAEFLRVWANYKAMVKCLGGFFLYLDRKCSDQKSSAPLKEVALSCFQNRVCCDLLPKLFDAALLLISQDRREEPIDRSLLQGLSTFFWENGGPQKGTYYYMFEEKLLADTDSCYSRFASEWLFSYSSADYILKVERCLNDERGRLSQYLYPSSVEKLLQVVHLKLSGETRSQLIEKQKAENLNSTKYQELLSRCSNLSIG from the exons ATGAGTAATGCAAAGAGACTAGATGAGAGCTTGAAGACGTTAGAGGAGGGCATTACGAAAGTGAAGTTGATTATGGATGGTTACCCTGCCAGTAAGCTGGTAACATCAGAAGAATACATGAGATATTATGA CTGTGTTTATCGCTCGTGTATTCAACCTCCGCCACATGATTTATCAGCAGAACTTCTTCAAAAGTATCATGCTGTCTTGGATGAGAGTATACACTTCAAG GTTCTGCCTTTTCTGAAAGATAAGAGTGGTACCTCTCTGTTAGCTGAATTCTTACGTGTCTGGGCAAATTACAAAGCAATGGTGAAGTGTCTCGGAGGGTTTTTCCTTTACCTTGATAGAAAATGCAGCGATCAGAAAAGTTCTGCACCCCTTAAAGAGGTTGCTCTTTCTTGTTTCCAGAATAGG GTTTGCTGTGATCTCCTTCCAAAACTTTTTGATGCTGCACTTTTACTG ATAAGTCAAGACCGTAGGGAGGAACCAATTGACAGGAGCCTACTACAGGGCCTTTCTACATTTTTCTGGGAAAATGGTGGGCCACAGAAAGGAACGTACTATTACATGTTTGAGGAGAAATTGCTTGCAGATACAGACAGTTGCTACTCTCGATTTGCCTCAGAGTGGCTGTTTAGCTATTCTTCAGCAGATTATATATTGAAG GTTGAACGGTGTTTGAATGATGAAAGAGGAAGGTTGAGTCAGTACCTGTATCCTTCCTCTGTAGAGAAGCTACTTCAG GTTGTGCATCTGAAGTTGAGTGGTGAAACTAGAAGCCAGCTGATTGAAAAACAGAAGGCTGAGAACCTTAATTCAACAAAATATCAG GAATTATTGTCCAGATGTTCCAATTTAAGCATTGGGTAA
- the LOC107013940 gene encoding cullin-1-like isoform X2: MSNAKRLDESLKTLEEGITKVKLIMDGYPASKLVTSEEYMRYYDCVYRSCIQPPPHDLSAELLQKYHAVLDESIHFKVLPFLKDKSGTSLLAEFLRVWANYKAMVKCLGGFFLYLDRKCSDQKSSAPLKEVCCDLLPKLFDAALLLISQDRREEPIDRSLLQGLSTFFWENGGPQKGTYYYMFEEKLLADTDSCYSRFASEWLFSYSSADYILKVERCLNDERGRLSQYLYPSSVEKLLQVVHLKLSGETRSQLIEKQKAENLNSTKYQELLSRCSNLSIG, encoded by the exons ATGAGTAATGCAAAGAGACTAGATGAGAGCTTGAAGACGTTAGAGGAGGGCATTACGAAAGTGAAGTTGATTATGGATGGTTACCCTGCCAGTAAGCTGGTAACATCAGAAGAATACATGAGATATTATGA CTGTGTTTATCGCTCGTGTATTCAACCTCCGCCACATGATTTATCAGCAGAACTTCTTCAAAAGTATCATGCTGTCTTGGATGAGAGTATACACTTCAAG GTTCTGCCTTTTCTGAAAGATAAGAGTGGTACCTCTCTGTTAGCTGAATTCTTACGTGTCTGGGCAAATTACAAAGCAATGGTGAAGTGTCTCGGAGGGTTTTTCCTTTACCTTGATAGAAAATGCAGCGATCAGAAAAGTTCTGCACCCCTTAAAGAG GTTTGCTGTGATCTCCTTCCAAAACTTTTTGATGCTGCACTTTTACTG ATAAGTCAAGACCGTAGGGAGGAACCAATTGACAGGAGCCTACTACAGGGCCTTTCTACATTTTTCTGGGAAAATGGTGGGCCACAGAAAGGAACGTACTATTACATGTTTGAGGAGAAATTGCTTGCAGATACAGACAGTTGCTACTCTCGATTTGCCTCAGAGTGGCTGTTTAGCTATTCTTCAGCAGATTATATATTGAAG GTTGAACGGTGTTTGAATGATGAAAGAGGAAGGTTGAGTCAGTACCTGTATCCTTCCTCTGTAGAGAAGCTACTTCAG GTTGTGCATCTGAAGTTGAGTGGTGAAACTAGAAGCCAGCTGATTGAAAAACAGAAGGCTGAGAACCTTAATTCAACAAAATATCAG GAATTATTGTCCAGATGTTCCAATTTAAGCATTGGGTAA
- the LOC107008228 gene encoding protein MICRORCHIDIA 6-like has protein sequence MSSTNMVGLCSNNLGGGEIETVKLETILVESLIPQMECCEADPLPYKKSSSSCGRQDSTATEQSRTSVLDQDQSPIDDSSLCSTSQICPAPLSRQFWKAGNYDEGHATKSTLKKGSSFLHIHPKFLHSNATSHKWAFGALAELLDNAVDEIQNGASFVIVDKTPNPRNGSSALMVQDDGGGMDPEAIRRCMSFGFSDKKSASTIGQYGNGFKTSSMRLGADVIVFSRCKKNRKLTQSIGLLSQTFLVRAGLDRIVVPLLDFEFSAAAKKWSSLHGEQHFRNNLSLLLRWSPFATEAELLKQFDDIGDHGTKVIVYNLWYNDEGRMELDFEADSEDIRLSGEANDNEKNASRIKVTDQHLANRLRYSLRAYLSVLYLRIPDNFCILLRGRVVELHNIAKDLKYPEFIMYKPQTLGFKEGSVITTIGFLKEAPVVNIHGFNVYHKNRLILPFWHVVRYSDSRGRGVVGVLEANFIQPTHNKQDFEKTPLFQKLEVRLKEMTWEYWDYHCGLLGYFPKKRPQGPITPQASSESRQQHGSYKPIVLGNSSGAVGSNITVRRTVTSQASSESRQQHGSYKPVVLGNSSGAVGSNITVRGTVTPVFQNNSKQGASKRKAVDHPIEHENVKRTAGLVVDLTGGERSQEILTLTSSGSQDQEAAHLIQENEKLRAQCSECEKREEELHSKVNKLRKELKEAQRTYAHMLVESRLLDKVKPEEDVYI, from the exons ATGAGTTCTACAAATATGGTTGGCTTGTGTAGTAACAATCTTGGAGGTGGGGAGATAGAGACTGTTAAGTTGGAAACAATATTGGTTGAAAGTTTAATTCCACAAATGGAGTGCTGTGAAGCTGATCCCTTGCCATATAAAAAATCCTCAAGCAGCTGTGGGAGGCAAGATTCTACAGCTACTGAACAGAGTAGAACTTCCGTCTTGGATCAAGATCAATCTCCAATAGATGATTCAAGCCTATGTTCTACATCACAAATATGTCCAGCACCCCTATCTCGCCAGTTCTGGAAAGCTGGAAATTATGATGAGGGGCATGCTACCAAGTCCACCCTTAAAA AAGGCTCCAGTTTCTTGCACATTCACCCGAAGTTCCTTCACTCAAACGCCACTTCCCATAAGTGGGCATTTGGTG CCTTGGCAGAGCTCCTTGACAATGCTGTTGATGAG ATACAAAATGGAGCCTCCTTTGTTATTGTAGATAAAACACCAAATCCAAGGAACGGAAGTTCAGCCTTAATGGTTCAAG ATGATGGCGGTGGAATGGACCCAGAAGCCATACGTCGTTGTATGAGCTTTGGGTTTTCAGATAAGAAGTCAGCTTCAACTATTGGACAGT ATGGAAATGGTTTTAAGACCAGTTCAATGAGACTTGGGGCAGATGTTATTGTCTTTAGCCGCTGCAAAAAGAACAG GAAATTGACACAAAGCATTGGGCTTCTATCTCAGACATTTCTGGTTCGAGCAGGCCTTGACAGAATAGTGGTTCCTTTG CTTGACTTTGAGTTCAGTGCAGCAGCTAAAAAATGGAGTTCATTACACGGTGAACAACATTTTAGGAATAACCTCTCGTTGTTGTTGCGCTGGTCTCCATTTGCAACAGAGGCAGAGCTTCTTAAGCAA TTTGATGACATTGGTGATCATGGCACAAAGGTGATTGTCTACAATTTGTGGTATAATGATGAAGGAAGAATGGAGCTCGACTTTGAGGCAGATTCTGAG GATATTCGCCTTTCGGGGGAGGCAAACGATAATGAGAAGAATGCCTCTCGTATTAAAGTAACTGACCAGCATCTTGCGAACCGTCTTCGTTACTCACTCCGT GCATATTTATCAGTGTTGTACTTGCGGATCCCAGACAACTTCTGTATTCTGTTACGTGGACGTGTTGTTGAACTCCATAACATCGCTAAGGATCTCAAGTACCCCGAATTTATCATGTATAAGCCCCAAACTCTTGGATTCAAAGAG GGTTCAGTCATTACTACTATTGGCTTCCTAAAGGAAGCTCCAGTTGTGAATATTCATGGGTTCAATGTCTACCACAAAAATCGTTTAATACTG CCGTTTTGGCATGTTGTGAGGTACTCTGATAGTAGAGGCAGAGGAGTTGTTG GTGTTTTAGAAGCAAACTTTATTCAGCCAACCCATAATAAGCAGGACTTCGAGAAAACCCCTCTTTTTCAAAAGCTTGAAGTACGATTAAAGGAGATGACATGGGAATACTG GGATTATCACTGCGGGCTCCTCGGTTACTTTCCAAAGAAAAGACCTCAGGGTCCGATAACTCCTCAGGCTTCATCTGAATCTAGACAACAACATGGGTCATATAAACCTATTGTCTTGGGAAACTCATCTGGTGCGGTTGGTTCAAACATTACAGTTAGGAGAACTGTAACTTCTCAGGCTTCATCTGAATCTAGACAACAACATGGGTCATATAAACCTGTTGTCTTGGGAAACTCCTCTGGTGCGGTTGGTTCAAACATTACAGTACGGGGAACTGTAACACCAGTCTTTCAAAATAACTCTAAACAAG GAGCTTCAAAAAGGAAAGCAGTTGATCACCCAATAGAACATGAAAATGTGAAACGGACAGCTGGACTAGTAGTTGATTTAACTGGTGGTGAGCGAAGTCAAGAAATTCTG ACTCTCACTTCAAGTGGCTCACAAGATCAAGAGGCTGCCCATCTCATTCAAGAGAATGAAAAGCTCCGCGCACA GTGCTCGGAATGTGAGAAGAGGGAGGAAGAACTTCATTCAAAG GTTAATAAGCTTCGGAAGGAGCTGAAAGAAGCACAACGTACCTATGCACATATGCTAGTGGAATCAAGGTTATTAGACAAAGTCAAACCTGAAGAAGATGTTTATATTTAA